CATCTTTGTTCTAGTCATAGTAATGGTTCTTCCTTGAGGTATTATGGTGTAGAGCAAAGTATATTGAACTCAACTTTACATATTTGCAACAACAGATTTGCAACAAAATAAGACAAAAAATGAGCAGAAGTTATTGTATCCATTGCCAATACCCACAGTCGGCTTGCGTGTGTCATGCGCTCACACCGGTGACGTCAAATACCGAGGTTGTGGTGATGCAGCATCCATCTGAAGTGGATCATGCTAAGAACACCGTGAGGTTATTGAAACTGGTGATGCCGCAGATGAAAATTTACGTGGGTGAATCTGTCGCGGACTTTATTGAGCTGCAACATTATTTAGCTGCGCAAACGAAGCCGATTTATGTGGTTTATCCAAATGAGCACAGTCAAACTGTAGCCGAGGCTGGAGCGAGTGAGGCTGCGATAATTATTTTAGTCGACGGTACTTGGCGTAAAGCATACCGAATGTTGCAGCTCAATCCGTGGTTACTTAATTACCCGTCATTGCATCTAGAATGTGAAGATGAGTCGCAATATATCATTCGTAAAGCGAAACGTAGCGACAGCTTGTCGACTCTGGAAGCGGTTGCCCACACGTTGATTGCGTTAAATCCCGCTGCTGAAATCGCGCCAATATTTGCAGTGTTTAACGCAATGGTGCAACATAAGTTAACGGCTATGCCTGCTGTGGTTCGTGAGCGATATAACGGCGATAAAATCAAAGGATAGACAAGATGAAACATCGGCGAATAGGCTCATTTATTTTGCTCGTTACTGCCAGTTCATTGGCGTTTTTTACAGTAGCTGCTGATAAGCCACATAAAACAATGACCTTGGCTGAAAAAGGCGAGCAAGCGCGCCAAGAGTCGGCTGAACTTGAGCAAACGCAATTGCAAAAAGCGCGTGAGGCAGCCAAGGCTACCTCGGAACGTGAGCAAGAAGTATTAGCTAAGTCGCAGCCAAACGATTGGGAAGCGCAGCAGCTCGAAAAAGCCCGTGCTCAATCGGATGAGCGTTTAACCCGTCAGCAAAAGTATTTACAACAGGCGCAAGAGGCCGCTACTCAAACCCGTAAAATCCCTAAAGACACCAGTATAGAGCCAGTTCAATCTGATTAGTCTTGCTGTTGATTGACCCGTTCGGTTTATTTTGGAGTTCGCTTTGTCGTCTTGTCCTTTGTGTCACCATGAAACAGTTGCTTTTTCTCAAGATAAAAGTCGTCCCTATGTCCGTTGTCCGCAATGTTTTTTGGTATCGGTTCCTGCAGCATTTTATTTGGATCAAATAGCAGAAAAAGCCCATTATGATTGTCACAATAATGACGTTGCCGATCTAGGTTACCAACAATTTTTATCCCGTACTTTAACGCCATTAATCGCGCGTATTAAACCCGGTGCAATAGGGTTAGATTTTGGCTGCGGAGAAGGTGCTGTATTAAGCCAAATGGCTGTAGCGCAAGGCATTAAGGTGGTTAATTATGATTTATTTTACCACCCAGATACTCAAGTACTCTCTCAGCAATATGATTTTGTTTGCTTAACTGAAGTGATAGAGCACATTGCCAATGCGCAGGCGTTGATGACGCAGTTAAGTACATTATTGTTGCCTGGCGGCATATTGGCAGTAATGACCAAACAAGTACCCAGCTTAGATAA
The nucleotide sequence above comes from Shewanella sp. Arc9-LZ. Encoded proteins:
- a CDS encoding tRNA-uridine aminocarboxypropyltransferase; translated protein: MSRSYCIHCQYPQSACVCHALTPVTSNTEVVVMQHPSEVDHAKNTVRLLKLVMPQMKIYVGESVADFIELQHYLAAQTKPIYVVYPNEHSQTVAEAGASEAAIIILVDGTWRKAYRMLQLNPWLLNYPSLHLECEDESQYIIRKAKRSDSLSTLEAVAHTLIALNPAAEIAPIFAVFNAMVQHKLTAMPAVVRERYNGDKIKG
- a CDS encoding class I SAM-dependent methyltransferase — translated: MSSCPLCHHETVAFSQDKSRPYVRCPQCFLVSVPAAFYLDQIAEKAHYDCHNNDVADLGYQQFLSRTLTPLIARIKPGAIGLDFGCGEGAVLSQMAVAQGIKVVNYDLFYHPDTQVLSQQYDFVCLTEVIEHIANAQALMTQLSTLLLPGGILAVMTKQVPSLDKFNNWYYKIDPTHINFYSIETFQWLALQQGWQLEIIDSDVVFFHLPKSPV